From the genome of Candidatus Eremiobacteraceae bacterium:
GGTGTTCCCGACCGGAGAGCGCACCGCCAACGTCGGCGTCGGGATTTATTTTGGCGAACTGCGCCGCGACAAGCGCAAACTGCGCGACATCCTCGATGAATTCGTCCGCAGCGCGCCCGGCATGGCCGACCGCTTCTTGGCTGCGAAGCCCATCGGACGCGCGGCGGGATGGCCGCTGCCGGTCGCGAGCGCTCGCCGCCGCACGGTGTTCGACGGCGCATTGCTGACCGGAGACGCGGCGTCGCTTGTGGATCCGCTGACCGGCGAAGGCATCTATACCGCACTCGTCTCCGGCATCAGCGCCGCGCGCGCGGCGGCGGCGGGACTGCGCGCCGGCGACGTTTCGAGGCAGGCGCTCCAGCCACACGAACGCGAGTGGCGCAGCACGGTCGGCGGGTATCTCGGCGCCGGTCGCGTGCTCAAGAATCTAGCGAAGAGCGCGTGGTTGTTCGACGTCGTCGTGCGGCGCGCGCGCGAGAATCCCGGCCAAGCAAGCCGCGCGATAGGGTACGGCATCGGCACCATCGACCGCGGCACGGCGCTGCGCGGCGTGGCCCGCCGCTTCTTGTTGCATCCAAGTTTTTTCCGCGCATGAGCGGGCTCGAGCGCGCCGGTTGGATCGCCGGCGCCGCCGTGTCGGCCGCGCTTCTCTATGCGTCGTGGCTCCGCCTGATCTCGTCCGCTCCCATCGAAGTCCTCGGCTTCGTCGCGGGCGGTGCCTGCGTCTGGCTCGCCGTACGCGAGAACATCTGGAACTGGCCGATCGGCATCGCGAATAGCGTCTTCTACGTCGTCGTCTTTTTGCAGGCGAGGCTCTTCGCCGACATGTCGCTCCAGTTGGCGTTCGCGGTGCTTGGTTTCTATGGCTGGTACATGTGGCTGTTCGGCGGCGAAGCGAGAACCCAGGAGCAGGTATCGCGCACGCCGTGGCCCCAGTGGATCGCGCTTTGCGCGGCGTGCGCCGCCGCGACGTGGGGCGCGTCGGTGTATCTCGCGACCATCAGAGATGCGGCGCCGTTCCTGGATGCGCTCATCACTTCTATGAGCCTCGTCGCGCAGTACATGCTCACGAGAAAGTACTTGGAGAACTGGTTTGTTTGGATCGCGGTCGATGTGATCTCGGTCGGTCTCTTCGCGTTCAAGCACCTCGGACACACCGCCGTACTGTACGCGATCTATCTCGCGATGTGCGTCGCGGGCGTGTCGCAATGGCGCAGGTCGATGACGGCGCACGAAGCAGAGCTCCAGCCCGCACATGCGTAGGGGGCTGATCGTGGGCAAGTTCATGCCGCCGCATCTCGGGCACAGCGTGCTCATCGACGCCGCGCGCGGTCAATGCGACGAGCTCACCGTCTTCGTGTGCGACATGGCCGGCCAAACGATTCCCGGCGAATTGCGCGTGAAATGGCTGCGCGAGATGCATCCCGACGTCACCGTTCGTCGCATCGACGATCTCCCGCCCGAGTGCGACACGTCCGAGCATTGGGCCCGTTATGCCACGGCGCTGCTCGGCGGCGCTCCCGGCGTCATCTTCACGTCCGAGGACTACGGCGACGATTTCGCGCGATTCGCGGGTTGCGAGCACGTGCAGGTCGACGTCGCGCGATCGGGCGTGCGCATATCTGCCACGACGACCCGTGCCGATCCGCTCGCAAATCTCCGGTTTCTGGCGCCATGCGTGTGGGCCCACTACGTGAGGCGAGTCTGCGTGGTCGGCGCCGAGTCGACCGGAAAGACGACGTTGTGCCGCGAGCTTGCGAACGCGTTCGATACGACGTGGGTGGCCGAGTATGGCCGCGAATATACCGAGTCGAAGCTTGCGCGAGACATCCGGTTGCCGTGGCGCGCTTTTAAGTTCGCGCACATCGCGCGCGAGCAGTCGCGGCGTGAGGATGAGGCGGCGCGCAACGCGGATCGAGTGCTGATCTGCGACACCGATCAATTC
Proteins encoded in this window:
- the pnuC gene encoding nicotinamide riboside transporter PnuC, which encodes MSGLERAGWIAGAAVSAALLYASWLRLISSAPIEVLGFVAGGACVWLAVRENIWNWPIGIANSVFYVVVFLQARLFADMSLQLAFAVLGFYGWYMWLFGGEARTQEQVSRTPWPQWIALCAACAAATWGASVYLATIRDAAPFLDALITSMSLVAQYMLTRKYLENWFVWIAVDVISVGLFAFKHLGHTAVLYAIYLAMCVAGVSQWRRSMTAHEAELQPAHA
- a CDS encoding AAA family ATPase, yielding MRRGLIVGKFMPPHLGHSVLIDAARGQCDELTVFVCDMAGQTIPGELRVKWLREMHPDVTVRRIDDLPPECDTSEHWARYATALLGGAPGVIFTSEDYGDDFARFAGCEHVQVDVARSGVRISATTTRADPLANLRFLAPCVWAHYVRRVCVVGAESTGKTTLCRELANAFDTTWVAEYGREYTESKLARDIRLPWRAFKFAHIAREQSRREDEAARNADRVLICDTDQFATRIWYERYLGAPPAPGAWGELPNQIDLYLLTGTDVPFEDDSTRDGREIREWMNARFVDELEKMGTPCVVLRGDKTARFNAAAAAMPGLARSACASGTSWRSGTTRAEDSGRIRDFEHGRSRARDG